The Toxoplasma gondii ME49 chromosome XII, whole genome shotgun sequence genome includes a region encoding these proteins:
- a CDS encoding tetratricopeptide repeat-containing protein (encoded by transcript TGME49_247000~Predicted trans-membrane domain (TMHMM2.0):1-21) gives MVFLIIVFSLTLAVLVGWVLQRQLHTIFTSSISTFFLPLYGGPKTTSSTEKAEGGSCAASAETTLKTGSEPQVAVKGSEKGANGRGRTLLETVVGDEEELEAAVAGGVRMATLVATGEEKEPEDAEEEEERPQSKKASDAEREERNAVIFSDCADTPGTSVLSFSSLQKASLTDKQRGEGQCAQDAGEKHGDSERNRRHQSDVFPSPPSSGPASPREAPDAPLLADEDIACLTPAEESFLLEQDRRIRGCFKYDHAESRPSSSSTSSSFRVSSPLQSRSDPSSLLPSGSAHVTKSECPRAPPVLAAPTSSLNEEPQEGAPESQGRGEKEAEKHFSNLRDTVEARSPSQRSTSAAPSPSNAGASTEIGELNSTATASGTREVGEAKPKAAVSEENLESSLCQESQDESEPKVAADPVASHEGEEDGVAEAECEDTPQGEARNARGAAENEPATAPLLGEENEKAATEESVHAVGSVVEVEDDQVKQERGGFPRECVGGEEGDDEREDEEENNPKVEDLGEVFPEERQDPPRFEEVEDEKKDEEDLEDKTAAELKELGNQKFREGKYEAALDIYTQALDRLDEEEDDWLDEFDAAMQDKEDELEAAENIRYERSLRGEAPNGEHGAEDQKLFKDAREEEEARETKETNDDAKGTEEDAPEQRGAREDSVAQAAVQKGHDSADEKETCEKGGSPEKEDISEKEETREKEEKSGDEEHLLTEAEFLAFKEKKEKEREAMALEFNQLRAVLLSNRGACHLHGKCWEAVVADCTEAIQCDPSYAKAYLRRFTANEALTKWHDAAADINKAIELDPSLEARYRSDQQRVKKKSEAQFEKEKEEMIGKLKDFGNFVLGKVGLSLDNFKVEQNPDTGAYNISFQQNAQPPAGAAASQ, from the exons ATGGTTTTCCTCATcatcgttttttctctcaccCTCGCGGTTCTCGTCGGGTGGGTTCTCCAGCGTCAGCTGCACACCATCTTCACATCCTCCATTTCCACAtttttcctccctctctatGGAGGACCGAAAACGACGTCGTCCActgagaaggcggaaggTGGAAGCTGCGCTgcatctgcagagacaacgcTGAAGACAGGTAGTGAGCCCCAGGTAGCCGTAAAAGGGAGCGAAAAAGGAGCAAAtggcagaggaagaacactTCTTGAAACCGTCGTTGGTGACGAGGAGGAACTCGAAGCTGCCGTCGCCGGAGGGGTGCGAATGGCCACACTCGTTGCCACCGGTGAAGAAAAGGAGCcggaagatgcagaggaggaagaggagagaccgcAAAGCAAGAAAGCTTCAGATgcagaaagggaagagcgGAACGCGGTGATATTCTCGGACTGCGCCGATACTCCAGGGACATCGgtgttgtctttttcttctttgcaaAAAGCTTCCCTGACTGACaaacagcgaggagagggacAGTGTGCTCAAGACGCTGGCGAGAAACATGGAGACAGTGAACGAAATCGGAGACACCAGAGTGACGTTTTcccttcgccgccttcttcgggtCCCGCGTCTCCCCGTGAGGCACCTGACGCCCCCCTTCTCGCGGATGAAGACATTGCGTGTCTCACCCCTGCAGAGGAATCCTTTCTTTTGGAACAAGATCGACGGATTAGAGGCTGCTTCAAGTATGACCATGCAGAGAGtcggccttcttcgtcctcaaCCTCATCTTcctttcgtgtctcctctcctctccagtcGCGTTCCGACCCTTCTTCGTTGTTACCCTCCGGGTCTGCGCATGTCACAAAGTCGGAGTGTCCACGGGCTCCGCCCGTTTTGGCCGCACCAACAAGTTCGTTGAACGAGGAGCCTCAGGAGGGTGCGCCGGAAAGCcaaggaagaggcgaaaaggaagcagaaaaacactTTTCAAACTTGCGCGATACAGTGGAGGCCCGGTCACCGTCTCAGCGGTCCACGAGCGCTGCGCCGTCTCCGTCGAACGCAGGAGCTTCTACAGAGATCGGCGAGTTGAACAGTACGGCAACTGCGAGTGGAACACGGGAGGTTGGAGAGGCCAAGCCGAAGGCAGCTGTTTCGGAAGAGAACTTggagtcttctctctgtcaagAAAGCCAGGACGAGAGCGAACCGAAGGTAGCAGCGGATCCCGTTGCTTCTCacgaaggggaagaggacGGAGTCGCAGAGGCAGAGTGTGAGGATACACCTCAAGGGGAAGCGCGCAACGCGCGTGGCGCGGCCGAAAACGAACCGGCGACAGCTCCTCTCctgggagaagagaacgagaaggccGCGACTGAAGAGAGTGTACATGCGGTTGGGTCAGTGGTGGAAGTAGAAGACGACCAGGTAAAACAGGAGAGGGGCGGCTTCCCCCGTGAGTGCGtggggggagaagaaggggatgacgagagagaagacgaggaagagaacaaccCGAAGGTGGAAGACCTTGGAGAGGTCTTTcccgaggagagacaggatcCTCCGCGATTTGAAGAGgtcgaagacgagaagaaggatgaagaagacttGGAAGACAAAACCGCGGCAGAATTGAAGGAGTTAGGAAACCAAAAATTCCGCGAAGGCAAGTACGAAGCTGCACTCGATATCTACACGCAAGCGCTGGACCGCCttgatgaagaagaagacgactggCTAGACGAATTTGACGCAGCTATgcaagacaaagaagacgagctGGAAGCAGCTGAGAACATCCGCTACGAACGGTCCTTGCGCGGTGAGGCCCCTAACGGAGAACATGGAGCGGAAGACCAAAAGCTTTTCAAGgacgcgcgagaggaagaagaagcacgggagacaaaggagacaaacgacGACGCCAAAGgaacggaggaagacgccCCCGAGCAGCGAGGTGCACGGGAAGACTCAGTGGCACAAGCCGCCGTCCAAAAGGGTCACGACTCGgcggacgagaaggagacctGTGAGAAGGGAGGCTCAccagagaaggaagataTTTctgagaaggaggagactcgtgagaaggaagagaaatctgGGGACGAAGAGCATTTGTTGACTGAAGCTGAATTTCTGGCTttcaaggagaagaaggagaaagagcgagaggccaTGGCTCTGGAATTCAACCAGTTGAGGGCTGTCCTCCTTTCAAACAG AGGGGCTTGCCACCTTCATGGCAAATGCTGGGAGGCCGTTGTCGCGGACTGCACGGAAGCGATTCAGTGTGACCCTTCGTATGCAAAG GCCTATCTGCGACGCTTCACGGCAAACGAAGCTCTTACGAAGTGGCACGACGCAGCCGCTGACATCAACAAAGCTATCGAACTCGACCCCTCTCTCGA